TTGTTCGGCCAAAACTACCGGACGGGACAGAGCCCGTCCCTCCCCTCACAAAGGCTTTTCAACCCCGAGTTCAAAATTACACCCCTTCGGACCACGAGGCCGTGGTCCCTCCAATGACTATGACGCCTTCACTCCTCCGAACGCCGCGAAGCAGGAGTTCTTGTGGAGGATTTCTGTTTTCTCGAAACCCACTTTCTTCATCAGATCCAGTTGATAGGTAACGGGTCTCGGTGAGTCTTCCTTTTCAATGTAGGCGGAGACTTCTTCCTCCGATTCCCGCAGTAGTTTCATGGCGTGGTTTCCGGCGCCGCAACCGATGACTAACGGGAAACACGAATCACACTCCTCTCTGCGGAACCCGAAAAACCGGTCGTCCGATGGACGAGCGCGATCGCCGCTGTAACCGCAGTCTCCGTTCGCAGGATCGCTGGACCCAGATGACGGGGAATCCAACCCGAACGAACAACCATTTCTTGTTCGCGTTTCGAAAGACCACGCTCGCTACCGATAAATAGGACCCTTTCCGAACCACGGTCATCTTCACTTTCTCCGAGAAGCGCTGTTCCTAGGTATGGATCCAGCACGAACTTTGAAACCAGAGGATTCAGGGTCTCTTCTGCCCTCTCGAGCGATTCGAAGAACGAAAACCGAGGCAGAATCGTGTGAAACCCCTGCTCAAGTCCTGCAATCATATGCTCTTGAACCGATTCTTTTGAAAGAACGTCACTCTGCGCATATCCCGGAGGAGTCTGGTCGAGTTGAACGACGACGATCTCGCGGACCACCAGAGAGGAAGCGCTAACCAGAATCCGACGCAGATCCGCTGGTCGCGGAAGACCCACCCACAGACTAATTCCTGAGGCCAACGGTGGCTCTTTCTCCCAAGAAATATCTCGGATGAGCACACCGGATCCATCCACCCGGTCTACACAGCCAATCCCGCGGGGCCCGTTGACAACCCCGATACAGATCTCGGAACTGTTGATACGAAGAATCTTCTCCGTTCGCGGATCGCTACCACCAAACTCGTAGTGATCGCGGTATTCGTCTACCAGGAGGAGGTTCATTAGCTCTGACTCAATCAAGTGTGATCTCAATCGACATCAGTTCTTCCGGGCGCCGTCCGTGAAAGCGGGACAAGCCGGGCTGATTTAAAATAGAATCTCGATTGATTTTAATCCACGCGCGGCTTGTCCCGCTTTCGCGGGACTGCGCCCTGCCATTGAGAATTCTCGTTGTCATCCTGATCGAGCGGATTCCGAACACCGATCAACTTTCTCCATTCCTCCACAGGAGAATCGAAAACCGGGGAACTCTCACAGCTGATCCTTTATCCATTCCTTGAACTGAACGACTCCGTCCATTCCGACGGTGGCTAGAAGATAAATAATGTAGGCGTAGAAAGCAGCGGCCAAGATTCCGAGCACAAAAGCACCGATTGCCATCAAACCATCGTCCTCGGAAAGAGAGATTCCAACGACAAAGATTACGAAAGCCGGAAGCGTGTTTGTGAGGGGAATGGGAAGGATCATGAGCGATGCCATCCCAATCACTACAGCTCCAAAAAAAACACGACCACCGCGGCTATTGATCCATCGCATTCGAGGGCGGACCAGAACCTCCATCTTATGAAGAATCTTTCCCGCCGACCGAAACACTTTCTCCGCCCTCTCCTTTGAAAACTCTTTTTTCCGCGCCTTCTCCGGCAGCCAGGGTTGAACCCGCCCGATCACCATCTGAATCCCGAGAACCACCAGAAGAATTCCAAACGGCGTGCTGTAGCCGGGTGCCGGAACGGGCAAAGCACTCGGTAAGGACAG
This region of Verrucomicrobiota bacterium genomic DNA includes:
- a CDS encoding RsmE family RNA methyltransferase; its protein translation is MNLLLVDEYRDHYEFGGSDPRTEKILRINSSEICIGVVNGPRGIGCVDRVDGSGVLIRDISWEKEPPLASGISLWVGLPRPADLRRILVSASSLVVREIVVVQLDQTPPGYAQSDVLSKESVQEHMIAGLEQGFHTILPRFSFFESLERAEETLNPLVSKFVLDPYLGTALLGESEDDRGSERVLFIGSERGLSKREQEMVVRSGWIPRHLGPAILRTETAVTAAIALVHRTTGFSGSAERSVIRVSR
- a CDS encoding exopolysaccharide biosynthesis protein; this encodes MERSQNSLSNNLFSVLDGVAERISVGMVADRVADKGFGILLILLSLPSALPVPAPGYSTPFGILLVVLGIQMVIGRVQPWLPEKARKKEFSKERAEKVFRSAGKILHKMEVLVRPRMRWINSRGGRVFFGAVVIGMASLMILPIPLTNTLPAFVIFVVGISLSEDDGLMAIGAFVLGILAAAFYAYIIYLLATVGMDGVVQFKEWIKDQL